Genomic window (Zymoseptoria tritici IPO323 chromosome 1, whole genome shotgun sequence):
TCTTCAGCCTTCCTCCGCCGTTCGCTGTCCCACTCTCATTCCCAAAAGCGCCAATGTTGAAttgcctccctcctcgaacaATCGAGCTCGCCGCCGACACCAATCCTTCGCCCTCGCGCGGCGGCTCGAACATTTCCCACGGCAACACATCCGCCTGCCGCATCGCCGAGACGTCCTGTCCATTTCGCGAGCCAATTCTCTCACCACTCCTTTCTGTTTGTACCCCTTGCGGTACGCGCACATCCTCTCGATGGACACGCTGTACAGCTCGCGGCTCGGTTCGATCAGGCAGGCTTCGCAGAACGCCAGAAGCAGATGAAGTTGTTGATGCGGTCTTGGGCTTTTCGGCATAGGATCGCAAGACGTTCCAAACAGAGGACGTTGTCGAGGCCATTTTGGGGTCGGAATCCGTTGGAGACAGTGATGTTGACGACACGGATCGTGCAGAAGGAGAGTTGGTATATGTAACGTGTGGCTGGCTCGGATGAAGTGCCGTGAGAGCATTGAGGAAGGTGACGCCGGAATTAGTCTCTGCATCATCGGCGTCACTGAACCAGGAAGTCTCGGCCGTATGGAGCCTGTGATCTTCAAGAGGAGCGATGTCTGCGGAGGGCGACGTTGTGGCCGAGTCATGGCGAGGTGAGTCTGGTAGTTTAGGCTTGTGAGAGAAGAGTGGAGGTGAGGGAGTCGATAGAAAGGCCTCGTTGTTGAAGTCGCCCGACGTTGGCGAGGGTGGGTCTAGAAAGGTTCCTTTCCTCGACGACCCAGCTTTACCCTGTGGGTTGGATGTCGGAGCAGTATACGATGATGATCCGTACGATGACATCGTTGTCGTCGAACATCTGGTGTCTCTCAATCTGTcattgtccttcttcttgatcaCCGGAGGCAGACCATCCCACTTGCTGTTGACCTTGGGCACATGCTCGGGTAGTCTCTGAGAAGACACACCAGGCATTATGACCGCTGCTGCTTTTCCGCCTTTTCGCCCAGCTCTCTTCCGCTCCTGCTCGGCGAATTTTTCAAAGGCTACGGTGGAGGGCTCTTTCAACGCGAGCAAGCCGAGTACGCTCgaactcttcttcttcctaagTTGACGCTGAGGTTGACGTAAGGAGGACTTTCGTTCTGGGACAGGCTTGGGTAACTTCTTGCTTGTCGGTGCCGAGTCGCCGATTCTCACGGGCGAGGACTTCGAAGAGGATAGTGCAGTGCGAGATGCGAGGGTTGAAGGTTCGTTTGTCCGGTGCGATTCATCGGTGGTGGCATGGTCGTTCGCTCCAATCTTGAAGGACAGCGTGGGTAGCCGTCGAGGTGTGGCGTGGTCAAGGTCCGAGGCATTTGTGGTCAATGGTCTGGTTGGACTCGGGGTCATGGTCGTTTGCTGTGAGGTCCGTGCCGTGTCTGTGAAGATCAAGCGTCGATCTTCAGACCCATGACTCTTGTCCATGGTCTTCACAACTCCGTGTATGCCGCTGATGAGTCCATTCACTTCGACAGGTCTCAAGGCGAGCATAGTTCGAGTGGAGCAAGGGAGAAAAAGACGTGAACTTgtgaagaagagagaggaaCGGGCATGTCGAGTCccggaggtgaggtcgactCCCTGATCCCGGTCTGAAGAAGGTCAGGCAGGTCAGGCACTTCACCTCATCAGCGGCCAGCAATAATAGAACGCGAGCTGGTGGAGTCGAATGCAAGAGCAGATCTTTGTACGCGATCAGGCCACGCGACGACAAGCCAGCGTTGCACAAGGCGTCCGCACGATCTTCCTCAATCAGCTCGAATTTCGACAAGAaacctcctgctcctgctccaaCAATGAACACTTGCCTCTTTCAGTCCACAATCCCCTTCCACGCGAGACTGCACCTCGAAGGAATCAGATGGTGGAGATCAGATTCATATGGTGGAGTTCTACCACGAGGCAGCCACACTGCCACTTTCCCCGGAGCCGTACCACGGAAATCGAACGCCTCCTCGCTCTTCCCATTCGTCGTCTCCTCTCGCATCCACATACAACCGACACTTCGCCCGTGCTTTCTTGGCCGAGACATGATTCTGCTGCCGATACATGCAATCGAGCGCGTTGAGATCTTTGACCATCGGAATCAGGCTCTTCGCATGACTTCCGTCTGTTGATGCAAGCACTTCCGAGAATGGCATTTGGCCGGGTAAAGATGGGCGAGGCATCAAGCTATATTGGACGCCACAACGAGATCTTGCATGGTTGACGTGCGAAGTGCGTGGTTCTACCAGATCTTTTCAAGATAAGCAAGGTGATACAGCGAGATTGTAGCATTGACTCTCCGAGTCCGCTATGTTAGTCTGGAGCAACTATGGTCCTTCATCCCCCACTGTGAACGGAAGCCATTGCAACGACCACATCAAACATCCCGTCCTGCCTGCTTCCTTGATTAGAGTCTCCACGTTGCCATTACCAAATCATCCGCTTCACACGCGCTTCTACTCCTTCTTTCTCATCACCTTGCCGTTCCCATTACTGGGCTTTCCACCGCCTCTCGCGCTCTCCATCTCATCACCACTCCATGCTTCGCCCTTCTCGGCCCTTCTCCGCAACTCCTCAAGCCTCTCCCCTTTCACAACCCACCGACCCTCCAACCACGCCGCCAGTCCCTCCTCACTTTCCGGCAACTCGCTCAACTCAAATCGATCAACATGCACATACACTTCCCACTTCTCCGCGATCCTAGGCCGGAAAATCGTCTGTAAAAAGGTCGGTGGGCGCATGAATCCCTTGTCGCCTGAACTCCGTCGCTGGCCGCGGTGGTGATTGTAGGCGATGGTCACGTCGTAGACAGCGCGGACGTGAGGTGCAGCGCGGAGAGCTTGCACGGTGGCGACGAAACCTTTCGTGCGCGGATGGAGGGTGTGTTGCGGAAGAGGCTTGGAGTGTTCGCGACACCAGGTTGTTGTTTGGGCGTGCTTTTCGCGGGTGTAACGGGTGGAttcggagaaggagatgagcCCTGTTTGATGTTGGGTTGGTTCATGTTAAGGACGCAGATGGAGCTTGATCGTGGTAGCTGGTGGGAGTTGTAGAGGAAACGTTCTTGAACAAGAGTTGTCCTCGAAACAAACATCGGGAAGACAAGTCCACCGTCAACCGAAAGAAAAAGCAAAGAGGAAATGACACTCACAAGTCGGCCAACCTCTCCGCGTAATCCCATGGAATaccctctccatctcccttTTATCATCCATCCACCTTCTACTCACCAATGGCATACCCATCGCCCACAATCCCCATCCCAAGAATGGAACCCACTTTAATTGCTGCTTGGCGAACCACCGACATCGTCCGAGCATACCACATTTCAGTGCCAATTCTTGAATGAGATAAAAATCGCACCAGTCAATGTGATTGGAGACGACAATGGCGGACTCGCCatgaggaagagaagaagcgttggagaggatgattTGCGCGTGGTCTGtggaaaggaagaagaaaggaaAAGACTTAGCCAGTGGTCATGACGAGAGTACATAAAAAATTGAGAGTTTGAGGTGCAAAGAGAAGTCTTGGGATTGGTAGAGGCATACTGAAACGCGTGAAGATCAATTGCACGCCTCTCCACACGGACTCGGCGATGTGGGAGGAGAGATGATAGACGAAGGTGGGCGCGAGCAGGGCCAGCggcaggaggagggagagcaGCAGGTCGGCAAGGAAGAGGTGGATGGTCCAggggaggacgaagagggcggagcggagaccgaggaagagggtggTGGGGAGACTGCTGAGACCCAtggttggtggtggttggtggtggtggtgctgctgct
Coding sequences:
- a CDS encoding Ca2+-modulated nonselective cation channel polycystin (related to intracellular signaling.); amino-acid sequence: MLALRPVEVNGLISGIHGVVKTMDKSHGSEDRRLIFTDTARTSQQTTMTPSPTRPLTTNASDLDHATPRRLPTLSFKIGANDHATTDESHRTNEPSTLASRTALSSSKSSPVRIGDSAPTSKKLPKPVPERKSSLRQPQRQLRKKKSSSVLGLLALKEPSTVAFEKFAEQERKRAGRKGGKAAAVIMPGVSSQRLPEHVPKVNSKWDGLPPVIKKKDNDRLRDTRCSTTTMSSYGSSSYTAPTSNPQGKAGSSRKGTFLDPPSPTSGDFNNEAFLSTPSPPLFSHKPKLPDSPRHDSATTSPSADIAPLEDHRLHTAETSWFSDADDAETNSGVTFLNALTALHPSQPHVTYTNSPSARSVSSTSLSPTDSDPKMASTTSSVWNVLRSYAEKPKTASTTSSASGVLRSLPDRTEPRAVQRVHREDVRVPQGVQTERSGERIGSRNGQDVSAMRQADVLPWEMFEPPREGEGLVSAASSIVRGGRQFNIGAFGNESGTANGGGRLKRFGRTFGRK